A stretch of Paenibacillus sp. URB8-2 DNA encodes these proteins:
- a CDS encoding sugar ABC transporter substrate-binding protein has translation MKMKKFVTLAAAFTMVLSITACGSGNNEANSTQTSAPTESASDSGGTNTGSVSSQIAPEDGAALTVWESKEERAFTEQIAKEFTQKYNVPVKIEEVSPADQVTKLSQDGPSGLGADVIVIPHDNLGKAVAASLILPNDVFAEETKKNNTEAAITGASFEGELYGYPRSAETYALYYNKSLVKEAPKSFDDVLAFSKTFTDKSKNKYGIMWEVGNLYFNYMFIASTGGYVYGDNGTNKDDIGLNSDQAIEGLKAFVKIKEALPIKSGDINPDIKRSLFNSGDVAMDINGPWELAGYKQALGDKLGIAPLPTVDGKTAVSFSGIKIYGVNAYSQYPNAAKLYAEFATGKDAQLLLNKLIGSIPTNKEALEDPQVKDDPYVSAFAEQAKNSQPMPSIPEMSNVWSPANAALPEIWDKNADPKAAMDKAVQQIKDLNNGAAAQ, from the coding sequence TTGAAGATGAAAAAGTTTGTCACTCTCGCCGCTGCGTTCACAATGGTTCTTTCCATTACGGCCTGCGGGTCCGGCAATAACGAAGCGAATTCCACCCAAACGAGTGCGCCTACAGAAAGCGCTTCCGATTCTGGGGGTACGAACACAGGATCAGTGTCTTCTCAAATCGCACCCGAAGACGGAGCTGCTTTGACGGTATGGGAAAGTAAAGAAGAAAGGGCGTTCACCGAGCAAATCGCCAAGGAATTTACCCAAAAATATAATGTACCGGTCAAAATCGAAGAAGTGTCTCCAGCCGATCAAGTAACGAAGTTGTCTCAGGACGGTCCTTCGGGATTGGGGGCGGATGTTATCGTTATTCCGCATGACAATCTCGGCAAAGCGGTAGCCGCGAGTCTTATCCTTCCAAACGATGTGTTTGCCGAGGAAACCAAAAAGAACAACACCGAGGCCGCGATTACAGGAGCCAGCTTCGAGGGAGAACTGTACGGCTACCCGCGCTCCGCCGAGACCTACGCCCTGTATTACAACAAATCACTGGTGAAGGAAGCCCCGAAGTCTTTTGACGATGTACTTGCTTTCAGCAAGACGTTCACGGACAAATCGAAGAATAAATACGGGATTATGTGGGAAGTCGGCAACCTGTATTTTAACTATATGTTTATCGCTTCGACGGGCGGTTATGTCTACGGCGATAACGGCACAAACAAGGACGATATTGGCCTGAACTCCGATCAAGCCATTGAAGGCTTGAAAGCCTTTGTCAAAATAAAAGAGGCTCTGCCGATTAAGAGCGGGGATATCAACCCGGATATTAAGCGCAGCCTGTTCAATTCCGGAGACGTAGCCATGGATATTAACGGTCCGTGGGAACTGGCCGGTTATAAACAAGCACTTGGAGACAAGTTGGGTATAGCTCCACTGCCTACGGTTGACGGTAAAACGGCGGTTTCATTCTCCGGCATCAAAATCTACGGAGTTAATGCCTATTCGCAGTATCCGAATGCAGCCAAATTGTATGCTGAGTTCGCTACCGGCAAAGATGCCCAGCTTCTGCTGAATAAGCTTATCGGCTCCATCCCGACGAACAAGGAAGCTTTAGAGGACCCGCAAGTTAAGGATGATCCTTATGTGTCGGCCTTTGCCGAACAAGCGAAGAATTCCCAGCCTATGCCGTCCATACCGGAGATGAGCAATGTGTGGAGCCCGGCCAACGCGGCGCTGCCGGAAATTTGGGATAAAAATGCCGATCCGAAGGCGGCAATGGACAAAGCGGTTCAGCAAATCAAGGATTTAAACAATGGAGCCGCAGCTCAATAA